In Agrococcus jenensis, the genomic window TCGACCCGCACCCGCCCGAGCGGCCTGCCGCCGGCGGGTCCGACGGCGCTCTGCTCGACGAGCAGCCCGGCGTCGATGAGCGCGACGACCGCGCGCGACACCGTCGCGACGCTGAGGCCGGTCGCCGCGGCGAGCTCCGCGCGCGACGCGTCGCCGGCCGTGCGGGCGGCCGCGAGCACCGATGCGCGGTTGCGCCGGGTCGTCGACTGCGAGCTCACCCGCTCATCCTGCACCCGGCGGCGGCGCGAGGCGCGCCGGGCGCGCGGGGCACCGCGTACCCTTGCAGACGTGAACGATGCGCAGCCCACCCAAGCCTCCGAGCCCGACGGCGAGCGCACCACGTTCGCCAGCCTCGGCCTCCCTCCCGCCATCCTGAAGGCCCTCGACGACGTGGGCTACGAGACACCGTCGGCGATCCAGGCCGAGACCATCCCGCCGCTGCTCGGCGGCCGCGACCTCATCGGCCTCGCGTCGACCGGCACGGGCAAGACGGCCGCGTTCGCGCTCCCCGTGCTCGCCGCGATCGACGTCGCGCGCCGCAGCCCGCAGGCGCTCGTGCTCACGCCCACGCGCGAGCTCGCCGTGCAGGTGTGCGAGGCGTTCGAGCGCTACGCGGCGCACCTCGGCGGCGTGCACGTGCTGCCGATCTACGGCGGCCAGGGCTACGGCGTGCAGCTGTCGGCGCTCCGCCGCGGCGTGCACGTCATCGTCGGCACCCCCGGCCGCATCATGGACCACCTCGCGAAGGGCACGCTCGACCTCTCCGGCCTCACGCACGTCGTGCTCGACGAGGCCGACGAGATGCTTCGGATGGGCTTCGCCGAGGACGTCGACCAGATCCTGCAGTCGACGCCGCCCGAGAAGCAGGTCGCCCTCTTCTCGGCGACCATGCCGCGGCAGATCCGCGCGATCTCGCAGCAGCACCTGCGCGAGCCCGTCGAGATCACGGTGCGCGGCAGCGCGTCGACGTCGCCGAGCATCACCCAGCGCGCGCTGATGGTCTCGTACCAGCAGAAGCTCGAGGCGCTCACGCGCGTGCTCGAGGTCGAGCCGTTCGAGGCGGCGATCGTCTTCACCCGCACGCGCAACGAGACCGAGACGGTCGCGGAGCGCCTGCGGGCGCGCGGCTACGCCGCCGCCGGCATCTCGGGCGACGTCGCGCAGCCGCAGCGCGAGAAGATGATCGAGCAGCTGCGCTCCGGCGACCTCGACGTGCTCGTGGCGACCGACGTCGCGGCGCGCGGGCTCGACGTCGAGCGCATCAGCCACGTCATCAACTACGACCTGCCGATCGACACCGAGTCGTACGTGCACCGCATCGGCCGGACGGGCCGCGCGGGGCGCACGGGCGACGCGATCAGCTTCGTCACCGCGCGCGAGCGGCGCATGCTCAGCCAGATCGAGAAGGCGACCCGCGGCACGGTCGCCGTCATGCCGATGCCGAGCGCCGACGAGGTGAACTCGACGCGCCTGACGCGCTTCGACGACGCCATCACCGCCGCGCTCGGGCAGAGCGACCGGATCGAGCGGTTCCGCGAGATCGTCGCCCACTACGTCGAGCACCACGACGTGCCGCAGGAGGACGTCG contains:
- a CDS encoding DEAD/DEAH box helicase translates to MNDAQPTQASEPDGERTTFASLGLPPAILKALDDVGYETPSAIQAETIPPLLGGRDLIGLASTGTGKTAAFALPVLAAIDVARRSPQALVLTPTRELAVQVCEAFERYAAHLGGVHVLPIYGGQGYGVQLSALRRGVHVIVGTPGRIMDHLAKGTLDLSGLTHVVLDEADEMLRMGFAEDVDQILQSTPPEKQVALFSATMPRQIRAISQQHLREPVEITVRGSASTSPSITQRALMVSYQQKLEALTRVLEVEPFEAAIVFTRTRNETETVAERLRARGYAAAGISGDVAQPQREKMIEQLRSGDLDVLVATDVAARGLDVERISHVINYDLPIDTESYVHRIGRTGRAGRTGDAISFVTARERRMLSQIEKATRGTVAVMPMPSADEVNSTRLTRFDDAITAALGQSDRIERFREIVAHYVEHHDVPQEDVAAALAVVAQGETPLLLDERADRALQASRADRPDRPDRPARAEGDGERRSRRGPSDATTYRLAVGSRKGVEPRQIVGALANEGGLGRDDFGRIQIRFDHTLVELPELDRSQLEQLSKTRIMGVPIDIQVDTGARPSRGDRGDRGGRGSDERPPRKPRQGRER